A section of the Humulus lupulus chromosome 2, drHumLupu1.1, whole genome shotgun sequence genome encodes:
- the LOC133818049 gene encoding AAA-ATPase ASD, mitochondrial-like, whose amino-acid sequence MFMESKESLAQLGSYLGGLMFLWAIFQQFFPNQLRNYLEKYSLRFASHLYPYIQIRFNELTGERLMRSEAYSAIENYLSTNSSLHAKRLKADVVKNNNQSLVLSMDDHEEVVDEFQGAKLWWASGKNNSKTQTVSFYQVSDERRYYILTFHKRHRELIVGPYLNHVLKEGKAIKVRNRQRKLYTNHGSYWSHVVFQHPATFQTLALEEEKKQDIIDDLIAFSQAEDFYARIGRAWKRGYLLYGPPGTGKSTMISAMANLLNYDIYDLELTAVRDNTDLRRLLIETSSKSIIVIEDIDCSLELTGQRKKKKNKEKKEEEDGKEQKEKKEEKEDKNSQVTLSGLLNFIDGIWSACGGERLIVFTTNYVEKLDPALIRKGRMDKHIELSYCGFEAFKVLAKNYLCIDDNPLFPTIDRLLGEAKITPAEVAEHLMPKKIISGQAEISLQSLIQGLEKAKQEEKLKAEEETQKKALADKKEDKDQESKNELKNNGY is encoded by the coding sequence ATGTTCATGGAGTCTAAGGAGTCGCTTGCTCAGCTGGGATCCTATCTTGGTGGCTTAATGTTCCTTTGGGCAATATTTCAACAATTTTTCCCTAATCAGCTTCGAAATTACCTTGAGAAATACTCTCTAAGATTTGCGAGTCATCTTTACCCCTATATTCAAATCAGGTTCAATGAGCTCACTGGGGAACGTCTCATGCGAAGTGAGGCTTACTCTGCCATTGAAAACTACTTGAGCACGAATTCCTCACTCCATGCAAAGAGGCTCAAGGCTGACGTAGTCAAGAACAACAACCAGTCccttgttctaagcatggatgatCATGAAGAGGTGGTTGATGAATTCCAAGGAGCAAAGCTCTGGTGGGCTTCAGGTAAAAATAATTCCAAAACTCAGACAGTTTCTTTCTACCAAGTTTCTGATGAGAGAAGATACTACATTCTCACTTTCCATAAACGGCATAGAGAACTCATTGTTGGGCCTTACCTGAATCATGTTCTGAAAGAGGGTAAGGCCATTAAAGTGAGGAACAGGCAAAGAAAGCTGTATACCAACCATGGTTCCTATTGGAGCCATGTTGTGTTTCAGCACCCTGCAACTTTTCAGACACTGGCTTTGGAAGAAGAGAAGAAGCAGGATATCATTGATGATTTGATTGCGTTCAGCCAAGCAGAGGACTTTTATGCAAGAATTGGGAGAGCTTGGAAAAGAGGTTATTTGCTTTATGGTCCTCCAGGAACTGGGAAGTCAACCATGATTTCTGCCATGGCCAATCTGTTAAACTATGACATCTATGACCTTGAGTTGACTGCTGTCAGGGACAACACTGACCTGCGAAGGCTGCTGATTGAGACATCAAGCAAATCCATTATTGTGATTGAGGACATTGATTGTTCACTAGAGTTGACTGGacagagaaaaaagaagaagaataaggagAAAAAGGAAGAGGAAGATGGAAAAGAACAGAAAGAGAAAAAAGAGGAGAAAGAAGATAAAAACAGCCAGGTGACTCTTTCTGGTCTTTTGAATTTCATTGATGGGATTTGGTCGGCTTGTGGGGGAGAGAGGCTCATAGTTTTCACTACTAATTATGTGGAGAAACTTGACCCGGCTCTCATTAGGAAGGGGAGAATGGACAAGCATATTGAATTGTCTTACTGTGGTTTTGAAGCTTTCAAAGTTTTGGCCAAGAACTATCTTTGTATTGATGACAACCCATTGTTCCCCACAATTGATAGATTGTTGGGGGAAGCCAAAATAACCCCTGCTGAGGTAGCAGAGCATCTGATGCCCAAGAAAATTATTTCTGGGCAAGCTGAAATCTCTCTGCAGAGTCTAATCCAAGGTCTAGAGAAGGCCAAGCAGGAAGAGAAGCTCAAAGCTGAGGAAGAAACCCAAAAGAAGGCATTGGCTGACAAAAAAGAAGATAAGGATCAAGAATCAAAAAATGAGTTAAAGAATAATGGCTACTAG